Within the Procambarus clarkii isolate CNS0578487 chromosome 28, FALCON_Pclarkii_2.0, whole genome shotgun sequence genome, the region AGGACCAAGACACGGAGGACCAAGACACGAAGGACCAAGACACGAAGGACCAAGACACGAAGGACCAAGACACGGAGGACCAAGACACGGAGGACCAAGACACGGAAGACCAAGACACGGAGGACCAAGACACGGAGGACCAAGACACGAAGGACCAAGACACGAAGGACCAAGACACGAAGGACCAAGACACGAAGGACCAAGACACGAAGGACCAAGACACGAAGGACCAAGACACGGAGGACCAAGACCCGGAGGACCAAGACACGGATGACCAAGACACGGAGGACCAAGACACGAAGGACCAAGACACGAAGGACCAAGACACGAAGGACCAAGACACGAAGGACCAAGACACGGAGGACCAAGACACGGAGGACCAAGACACGGAGGACCAAGACACGAAGGACCAAGACACGAAGGACCAAGACACGAAGGACCAAGACACGAAGGACCAAGACACGGAGGACCAAGACACGGAGGACCAAGACACGAAGGACCAAGACACGGAGGACCAAGACACGGAGGACCAAGACACGAAGGACCAAGACACGAAGGACCAAGACACGAAGGACCAAGACACGAAGGACCAAGACACGAAGGACCAAGACACGAAGGACCAAGACACGAAGGACCAAGACACGAAGGACCAAGACACGGAGGACCAAGACACGGAGGACCAAGACACGAAGGACCAAGACACGGAGGACCAAGACACGGAGGACCAAGACACGAAGGACCAAGACACGGAGGACCAAGACACGGAGGACCAAGACAGAGGTCACTGATAACTCCTGACATAAACCAGGTGGACGCTTTCTGCTGCAAAATTACCGTCGTTGACTATTTCCTGTCAAAGCAACTTGCGAAGTCATCGTTGCCAGGGGCAGAGGTCAAGTCCACAGTTTGATGCGACACAAGCACAAGCACATGACCTTAAAGCAAGCAAGGGGCATTATACCGAGTTGTTTAGCCACTGGCATCATGTAGGCTGTGGTCTTAATATGAAATTTGAAATGTAagacagaaagagagaagagagagagagagagagagagagagagagagagagagagagagagagagagagagagagagagagagagagagagagagagagagagagagagagagaggtctgaATAACGATGGTCACAGAGTGCAGGGGTCGGTGCGCCACAGGGACACAGGGACAGGGACACAGCCCTCGGGGACACCTGGCAAACAGAGCCAAAGCGGATATACATACATAGTGACGTCATCATACAGCCTTGCTAGAGGGGGGGTGGAGTgaaaaggaggaagaggggggggaggaggaggagcaggaggaggaacagaggggggggggaggaggaggagcaggaggaggaagaggggggggggaggaggaggagcaggaggaggaagaggggggagaggaatgtCCTGAtaaagggcctgacagctgagtggacagcgctcgggattcgtagtcctaaggttccgggttccatTCCTGGCGGAggggggaaacaaatgggcagagtttcattcaccctgatgcgtctgttcaccaatcaataaacaggtacctgggagttagacagctgatacgggctgcttcctaggaatgtgtaacaaaaaagaaaagaggcttggtcgaggaccgggccgcagggatgcttagccccgaaatcatctcaagataacccttcttTCCTGTTCTTTTCATTTGATTTGATTCTGATTTAATTTGATTCTTATTAATATAATAATGTTGTATTAATATTTCTTTACTTGACATTTTTAAAagttagatttttattattattgagaaaatccacttGGGCTGTGAGGCGGGCGCGAACCTCTGACCCTGACATTGTCAAGTCACATACTGCACCACGAGGCCACCACACACTCGTGACacaatacctcacagctctagcgGATCTTCTCactgattatattatatatattatatatatattatattatatatatatatatatatatatatatatatatatatatatatatatatatatatatatatatatatatatatcacgttaaagTGATTTAcgtgtgattattattattattattattcgttTGATTATTATGTTGAGAGG harbors:
- the LOC123754876 gene encoding protein starmaker-like yields the protein MASTVYTTEAPRAGLQDAMKLMTSEEALPQRFKKDQRLEDPEDQDTEDQDTEDQDTEDQDTKDQDTKDQDTKDQDTEDQDTEDQDTEDQDTEDQDTEDQDTKDQDTKDQDTKDQDTKDQDTKDQDTKDQDTEDQDPEDQDTDDQDTEDQDTKDQDTKDQDTKDQDTKDQDTEDQDTEDQDTEDQDTKDQDTKDQDTKDQDTKDQDTEDQDTEDQDTKDQDTEDQDTEDQDTKDQDTKDQDTKDQDTKDQDTKDQDTKDQDTKDQDTKDQDTEDQDTEDQDTKDQDTEDQDTEDQDTKDQDTEDQDTEDQDRGH